Genomic window (Subtercola endophyticus):
GCGATGCCAGTGCCAATACCTGGGGTTCGTCGATCAACCTCGACGGCGACGACTCGGCCGAGGTTCGCCGGTACATCATCGATAACGCGCTGATGTGGCTGAATGACTACCACGTCGACGGGCTGCGCCTCGATGCCGTGCACGCGCTGCACGACGACTCCGACCCTCACCTGCTCGCCCAGCTCTCGAGCGAGGTCGAAGCGCTGTCGTCGTTCGTCGGCCGCCCGCTCACGCTGATCGCCGAGTCCGACCTCAATGACCCCGTCATGTTCACTCCGCGCGAGAGCGAAGGCTACGGGCTCACGGGGCAATGGAGCGACGACTTCCACCACGCCGTGCACGTCGCGCTGACGGGCGAGACCACCGGGTACTACGCCGATTTCGAACCCATCTCGGCGCTGGCGAAGGTGCTGACCGAGGGCTTCTTTCACAACGGAACCTACTCGAGCTTTCGCGAGAAGAACCACGGCAAACCCATCGACACCGAGCACACCTCCTCGTGGCGCCTGGTCGTGGCGAATCAGAACCACGACCAGATCGGCAATCGTGCCACAGGCGATCGGCTCAGCGCGTCGCTGACTGACGGTCAGCTCGGCATCGCGGCAACACTCACTCTGCTCGGGCCGTTCACCCCGATGTTGTTCATGGGCGAGGAGTGGGCGGCCTCGACTCCGTGGCAGTTCTTCACGTCGCATCCCGAGCCCGAGCTCGGCGAGGCCACCGCGAAGGGCCGCATCGCCGAGTTCGCGAAGATGGGGTGGGATGAATCCGCCGTTCCCGACCCCCAAGACCCCGCAACGTTCGAGAACTCGAAGCTCGACTGGGCCGAAGCCCTCTCTGGCCGGCATGCGCGGCTTCTGCGCCTCTACCGCCAGCTCGCGACGCTGCGCCGCAGCTCACCCGAGTTCACCGACCCGCGCTTCGGCGAGACGTCGGTGCGCTTCGACGAGGCTGCGCGCTGGTTTGAACTGCGCCGCGGGGCGGTGAGCATTCTCATCAACTTCTCTGGCGCGCCGATCGACGGCGCAGCCCTCGACGCCGAGGTGGGCGAGGTGCTGCTGTCGACGCACGATGTTCTGGCCGACGCCCCCGACCCCGCTGTCGCCGCCTCTGCTGATGCCGCCGCGTCCGGCACCGCCGCCTACACTGATGCCGCCGCGTCCGGCACCGCCGCCTACACTGATGCCGCCGCGTCCGGCACCGCCGCCATCTCCGGCACCGCCGCCACCTTCGGCACCAACGCCGACGCTGCCAGCGCTGATGCCGACACCGCCCCGGCCGGCAACGCGTCACCAACCCTTTCGCCCGCTCTCACCAGACTGCCGCCGCATTCGGCCACCGTTTTCCGACGCGGCTGACCCGCTGCGCACACAGCGCGCCGTCGTTTCGTAGGAAATGTCGACAGGCTGACGGCCATAGCGACACTCCCCCCTCCCATCTCCTACGAAATGGCGCACGGACCGAGACAGGGCGGGGCCGAGCCGGGCACGTGCTGCTACGCGCACCCGTGGCGACAGGCTGCGGGCGCGGCGGGGGCGGCAGGTGCGGCGAAGCGGCTACGAGTCGGGTGAGAACGGCGGCGTCACCGGATGCTCGCTGGCCGACCGCACGAGAGAGGCACGCCGCACGGCGCCTGCGCCGAACTTGGCGGCCACGCGGTCGACGGTCACCTCCGCATCACGCCAGCCGTCTGACGGGGCGGACTCGTCTGCCCACAACGACGGCTGATGCACCACATCGGCTGCCTCGACGAGGTTCTCGACGCGAACCCCGATGAGTCGCACGCGCTGAACCATCGGGCCGAGCGCGTCGAACAGATCGCGCGCCGCGTCAGAGATGGTCTGCGCGAGATCGGTCGGCTCCGACAGAGTGCGTGACCTCGTGATGGTCGAGAAGTCGGTGAAGCGCAGCTTCAGCGCCACGGTCTTGCCGGCCAGTCCCGCGCGGCGCAACCGAACGGCGACCTGATCGGATTGGCGCAGCAGTTCGAGCCGCACCTGCCGGGCATCCGCCACGTCGTGCTCGAACGTCATCTCGTGCCCGATGCTCTTCTCGCTGCGGGTCGTGACCACCGCGCGCGCGTCGCGACCGTGGGCCAGATCGTAGAGCTTCTGCCCGTTTGCCTCACCCACGCGGTTTTTCAGGGTGGGCAGCGGCGTCGCGGCGAGATCGGCTACCGTGCGGATGCCCAGCCGCGCCAGCGCGTCGGCCGTCGTCGCCCCGACGCCCCAGAGCGCCGAGATCGGCAACGGATGCAGAAAGTCGAGCGTCGCCCGCGCCGGAATGACGAGCATGCCGTCGGGCTTGGCCCGGCCAGAGGCCATCTTGGCGATGAACTTGGTCGATGCCGCTCCCACCGAACAGGTGAGCCCCGTCTCGTCGAAGACGCGCTGCCGAACGGCGGCGCCGATGGTCGACGGCGAGCCGAGCAGTCGGCGGGCTCCGGCCACGTCGAGAAAGGCCTCGTCGATGCTCAACGGCTCGACCAGCGGAGTGACATCGCGAAAAATACGCATCACTTCGCTCGAGTAGTGCGTGTACTTCTCGCGGTGACCCGGCAGCACGACCGCGTGCGGGCAGAGCTGCAGAGCGCGAGCGACCGGCATGGCCGAGTGCACGCCGAACCGGCGCGCCTCGTAGGTGGCTGACGTGACGACTCCGCGGCCACCGGCGTGGCCCACGATGACGGCCTTGCCGACGAGCTCCGGATGCTCGAGCAGTTCTACCGACGCGAAGAACGCGTCCATGTCGATGTGCAGCATGGTTGCCGTGCCGTCGTCGTCGAGGCCGCCGAAAACCGTCGGGCGCGCGGAACCCGCCGCGGGCACCGGTTTCGGCGCCCAGTCGGCCGCTCGTTTCGCGCCCTCTGCCACTCCCCCAGCCTAAGCCGCGCCACCGACATCGGCACTGCCACCAGCACTGTCATCGGCACTGCCACCGAGGCCGGTCAGCGCGGCCGCCCCGCCAGCACTACCGCGCCGTCAGCGCGCCAGCACCGCCAGCACTGCGTCACCGCTGCAGCACCGTCAGCACAGCAGTCCGGTCACGGCCATAGTCCGATCACTCCAGCAACCGCGCCCGCACCATCTCGCTCAACTTGCTCGTGGTGTTCAGGTTTCGCGCGGTGTAGACAGGGCCGACACGCTTCCAGAACGCCGCGGGAACCTTGCTCTTCGAGACACCGTTGGGGCACCACAGGTACACAGCGCGCTTGCCGACCGCCATCACCTCGGGTGCCAGCCACTCGGGGTCGGGCGGTTCGAGTTCTTCGGCTGCCAGCGCGGAACGGGCATCGGCAGTCGGCGGCACGTAGGCCACGAGGCTCTGCGCTGGGTTGACGGCAATGTCGAGCAGAGGGTTCTCGTTAGTGATCTCAAGGAACTCACGGCCGCTCAGCACCACGAACCCGGCGGTGAACCCGGCAACTCGCTCGAACTCGGCTTCGATAGCAGTGACCTCGGCCGGCCCGATCGGCGCAGCGGCCGAGAACACGACGTTGCCGCTGCGCAGCAGGGTGCGCACCCCGGTGTAGCCGAGATTCTCGAAGACGCCCCGCAGATCATCCATGGTCACCTGATGGCTCGTGCCTACGTTGATTCCTCGAGCGAGGGCAACGTGAACGTATACGTCTTCGGGCATACGATCAGAGCTCCGTAACGATTCCGTCGCTCACGCTGAGCTGGCGCGTGAGCCGCACCGTTTCGAGCATGCGCCGGTCATGGGTGACGAGCAACAGCGTGCCGTCGTAGCTGTCGAGCGCTTGCTCGAGCTGCTCGATCGCGGCGAGGTCGAGGTGGTTCGTCGGTTCGTCGAGCACGAGCAGGTTCACGCCCCGCGCCTG
Coding sequences:
- the treZ gene encoding malto-oligosyltrehalose trehalohydrolase yields the protein MALKQFDVWAPRASSVTLRYRELSADLTSVVMTPRSGGWWSAPELSGFIEADYGYVIDPSGSTDDLTLPDPRSRRQPTGVHGLSRTYDSSRFVWSDGSWKGRQLAGGEIYELHIGTFTPEGTLDAAIDKLDHLVSIGVDFVELLPVNAFNGTHNWGYDGVLWFAVHELYGGPEGYQRFVDACHSKGLAVIQDVVYNHLGPSGNYLPLFGPYLSDASANTWGSSINLDGDDSAEVRRYIIDNALMWLNDYHVDGLRLDAVHALHDDSDPHLLAQLSSEVEALSSFVGRPLTLIAESDLNDPVMFTPRESEGYGLTGQWSDDFHHAVHVALTGETTGYYADFEPISALAKVLTEGFFHNGTYSSFREKNHGKPIDTEHTSSWRLVVANQNHDQIGNRATGDRLSASLTDGQLGIAATLTLLGPFTPMLFMGEEWAASTPWQFFTSHPEPELGEATAKGRIAEFAKMGWDESAVPDPQDPATFENSKLDWAEALSGRHARLLRLYRQLATLRRSSPEFTDPRFGETSVRFDEAARWFELRRGAVSILINFSGAPIDGAALDAEVGEVLLSTHDVLADAPDPAVAASADAAASGTAAYTDAAASGTAAYTDAAASGTAAISGTAATFGTNADAASADADTAPAGNASPTLSPALTRLPPHSATVFRRG
- a CDS encoding DNA polymerase IV, with the translated sequence MLHIDMDAFFASVELLEHPELVGKAVIVGHAGGRGVVTSATYEARRFGVHSAMPVARALQLCPHAVVLPGHREKYTHYSSEVMRIFRDVTPLVEPLSIDEAFLDVAGARRLLGSPSTIGAAVRQRVFDETGLTCSVGAASTKFIAKMASGRAKPDGMLVIPARATLDFLHPLPISALWGVGATTADALARLGIRTVADLAATPLPTLKNRVGEANGQKLYDLAHGRDARAVVTTRSEKSIGHEMTFEHDVADARQVRLELLRQSDQVAVRLRRAGLAGKTVALKLRFTDFSTITRSRTLSEPTDLAQTISDAARDLFDALGPMVQRVRLIGVRVENLVEAADVVHQPSLWADESAPSDGWRDAEVTVDRVAAKFGAGAVRRASLVRSASEHPVTPPFSPDS
- a CDS encoding DUF1697 domain-containing protein — protein: MPEDVYVHVALARGINVGTSHQVTMDDLRGVFENLGYTGVRTLLRSGNVVFSAAAPIGPAEVTAIEAEFERVAGFTAGFVVLSGREFLEITNENPLLDIAVNPAQSLVAYVPPTADARSALAAEELEPPDPEWLAPEVMAVGKRAVYLWCPNGVSKSKVPAAFWKRVGPVYTARNLNTTSKLSEMVRARLLE